The Methanosarcina barkeri MS DNA window TTCAGATTAACACTCAAGCCTGCAAAGCCTCCAAAACCGTTTTTTTCATAAGTTCGACTGGAGGTTCGATTCCTGTCCAGAGCCTGAAAGCCTCAGCTCCCTGATAGACAAGCATTAAGACTCCACTCACAGTCTTTGCGCCTGAGGTTTTTGCTTCTCTTAATAGCCTGGTTTCCAGGGGATTATAGACAATATCAAAAACAGTAAGGTCAGGGTGAAGATCTTCTGCTGTGGCAATCGCGGTGTCTACATTCGGGTGCATTCCAAGAGTCGTGGTGTTGATCAGGATATTGGCATCCTGCAACAGGTCTTTTAATCCAGAGAACCCTCTCCCAGTTACGCTTCCAGAAAGGGCTGCAGCTGAGATATCTTTTGCAAGCTCGATTGCCCTTCCTTCGGTACGGTTTACTATTGTGATTTCAGCTCCATCGGCTGCAAGCTGAAAAGCAATGGATCTTGCTGCTCCACCTGCTCCTGCAACTACGATTTTAGACCCCTTAATTTCCACTGCAGAATTCTGAAGTGCCTGCTTTGCTCCTAGTCCGTCCGTGTTGTACCCTTTTATTTCTCCGGTTTCCCCGAAAACGACAGTGTTTACAGCTCCTATCTTTTCAGCAAGTGAATCAGGTTTTATGCAGTCAAGTTTCAAGGCTACCTCTTTTAAGGGTACTGTCAAATTGAGCCCTCCGAACCCCATAGCTTCAGCCCCAAGAATTGCTTTTTCCAGTTTTTCAGGTTTCACCCTGAAAGCGTGATAGATACATTCCATTCCAAGGGCTGAAAAAGCTGCGTTATGCATTGCAGGAGAAAGGGAATGGGCTATAGGGTCTCCAAATACGCCAAAAACTCGCTTCATTCGAGCAGCTCCAATATCTTCTTTATTTCATCTACCTGAAATTGCCCGGGAGCGGCAGAAACTTCACTATCAACAGCCGCATATGTCAGGACCGAACCGTAGAAAGGAGCAACTACCCTTGTATGTTTTCCAAGCTTGCCCATAGCGATCGTGCATACAGCGTTTTCTGCCTCTCTTGTTTCCAGTGCAACTCTTAACAGGTCAAGTACATCTCTTCTTGATTTTGGCATAACAGCAAGTTTCGCAATATCTGCCCCTGCCAGAAATGCCTCTTCCAGAATAGTTTTCATTTCCTGAAAAGCCGGAGTCTTTGAAAAGTCATGGGAAGAAACGATTACGGTTTTTCCGCAGGCTTTTGCCGCTTTTATTACCTGGTCTCTTGCTTCTCTCCCAGCAGAGAGCTCGATGTCTACTGCATCTGGCTTGTCTTTCAGGGAAATGAGATTTTTAGAAAAGAAATTTGTAAGAAGTTCGATTCTATCGTCCTCTTTTCCTTCCCATTTCCCTCCTTCCGTAATTGAACGATTTGTGAGGATTACCGGAAGTCCGGTTTCGGATTTTACTTCTCGGATTGTTTCTGCAGCTGTTTCCAGGTCCCTGATCCCAAGCAAATCCAGCCGGATTTCAAGAAGGTCGGCCCCCATTTTGGCGGCCTTTCTTGAAGTTTCAAGGGGTTTTTCAAGGATTACTGCGACAATGGCAGCTTTTTTCTCAAGGTCAAGCTGGCCAATATGAATCATTGTTTGCTCCGGTTTTTGTTTTCTGATGATGACCATTTCTTTTTCCGTTTTTGTCTTTCAGCTGATGACCGTTTCTTCTTCCGTTTTTCCGCTGATGATCGTTTCTTTTCAGGAGTTTTTTATTTAGGAGGTTATTTCTCTATTATCGTTTCTTCGATTTTTTTACCGAAATGCCTGGCTCCCTCTTCTAGGCGAACCAGAACCTCATCGCCTTTCTTGAGTTTGGCAACTGAAATCGGATTTCCGTCTTTTCCAACCAGCTTGATAGTTTCGGCATTTTGCAGGATTGCGCTCAGAGTACGATTGCCTGCTTTTGCTTCAATGAGCATAAGAGGACGGCTTTCAATCTTGACCCTCCCCACAAAACCTTCTCTCTGTCTTCCTTTTGAATCGATTATGGTTACCGCATCTCCGGTTCGAAGTTCCGAGAGGTAACGGGTTTTATCTCCAATTTTTATATAAGAGTGAACCGCACCTGCATTTACTCTGAATGGGCGGGCTGCAACATATGGGCTGTCATCAGATTCGGAATTTACAAGGAACATCCCGCTTGCCTGAGAACCTATGAGCATGCCTTCTCCTTTTTGCATGAGATTGCATGTGTCCACACAGACTCGATCTCCCATTCCAAGAGGTTCTACCCGGGTTATAACCGCAGACTCAAGTTTAGTGCTTTCGTTTTCCAGCTCCCTTGCAGCCTGGATGGTATCTTTAATTTCTTGGATGTTTCCA harbors:
- a CDS encoding shikimate dehydrogenase, with product MKRVFGVFGDPIAHSLSPAMHNAAFSALGMECIYHAFRVKPEKLEKAILGAEAMGFGGLNLTVPLKEVALKLDCIKPDSLAEKIGAVNTVVFGETGEIKGYNTDGLGAKQALQNSAVEIKGSKIVVAGAGGAARSIAFQLAADGAEITIVNRTEGRAIELAKDISAAALSGSVTGRGFSGLKDLLQDANILINTTTLGMHPNVDTAIATAEDLHPDLTVFDIVYNPLETRLLREAKTSGAKTVSGVLMLVYQGAEAFRLWTGIEPPVELMKKTVLEALQA
- the aroD gene encoding type I 3-dehydroquinate dehydratase gives rise to the protein MIHIGQLDLEKKAAIVAVILEKPLETSRKAAKMGADLLEIRLDLLGIRDLETAAETIREVKSETGLPVILTNRSITEGGKWEGKEDDRIELLTNFFSKNLISLKDKPDAVDIELSAGREARDQVIKAAKACGKTVIVSSHDFSKTPAFQEMKTILEEAFLAGADIAKLAVMPKSRRDVLDLLRVALETREAENAVCTIAMGKLGKHTRVVAPFYGSVLTYAAVDSEVSAAPGQFQVDEIKKILELLE
- a CDS encoding 3-dehydroquinate synthase II translates to MKKKSVWIKADEGGWEQQKERITTGLESGADCVLVNPGDVGKVRELGSIPVATFGRDNKSGAEIIVVGKRGEGDGTKPLPLETQGSLDINAATLLRDKGVAVGGYVIIRDKRYEQFAAEMGKVCDFLIVTGTDWKVIPLENLIAELQRYDVKIIFGVKSTEEARLAFKTLETGADGVLLDSGNIQEIKDTIQAARELENESTKLESAVITRVEPLGMGDRVCVDTCNLMQKGEGMLIGSQASGMFLVNSESDDSPYVAARPFRVNAGAVHSYIKIGDKTRYLSELRTGDAVTIIDSKGRQREGFVGRVKIESRPLMLIEAKAGNRTLSAILQNAETIKLVGKDGNPISVAKLKKGDEVLVRLEEGARHFGKKIEETIIEK